A single window of Narcine bancroftii isolate sNarBan1 chromosome 1, sNarBan1.hap1, whole genome shotgun sequence DNA harbors:
- the LOC138752016 gene encoding zinc finger protein 227-like translates to MEGQVTSDTADITFQSEVCDEEGLSVDLLESYPCAHPGERLFPCSDCGEGFASSDALLQHHCIPTRGSPFPCSDCRKSFQASKDLEECGCVPIGKGLFTCHVGGKGCVPPGEGPFICHVCGKSSSLLQHLNIHCGERPFKCCVCRKGFSPSSLLLRHQRIHTGEKPFICSLCGKRFSRPSDLQAHQRVHTGEKPFTCSLCGKGFSQSFNLLQHLRIHTEEKPFACSQCGKRFSRSPDLRIHQRVHTGEKPFTCSLCGKRFSRSSGLQAHQRVHTGEKPFTCSLCGKGFSQPSGLQAHQRVHTGEKPFTCSLCGKGFSRPSNLQAHEWLHTGKKPFTCSFCGKGFSQSSNLQAHQRIHTGEKPFSCSLCGIRFTHSTILRRHQSVHTGKKPFTCSLCRKGFSRPSGLQAHQRVHTGEKPFTCSLCGKGFSQYSGLRAHQRVHTGEKPFTCSLCGKGFSQSSGLQAHQWVHTGEKLFTCSLCGKGFSQSSGLQAHQRVHTGEKPFNCSVCGKEFSFSSALRRHQRVHTGEKPFTCSKCGKGFAHSSSLQDHLRVHTKEKPFICSLCGKRYSQSSNLRLHQRVHMEEKPFTCSMCGMGFVKSTNLLRHQRVHTQD, encoded by the coding sequence ATGGAGGGTCAGGTGACCAGTGATACGGCAGATATAACATTCCAAAGTGAAGTGTGTGATGAGGAGGGGCTTTCTGTGGACTTACTGGAATCGTATCCCTGCGCTCACCCTGGGGAGAGACTGTTCCCCTGTTCCGACTGTGGGGAGGGATTCGCTAGCTCTGACGCACTGCTGCAACACCACTGTATCCCCACTAGGGGGAgtccattcccctgctctgacTGTAGGAAGAGCTTTCAAGCCTCTAAGGACCTGGAGGAATGTGGGTGTGTTCCCATTGGGAAGGGTCTGTTCACCTGCCACGTGGGTGGGAAGGGGTGTGTTCCACCTGGGGAGGGTCCATTCATCTGCCATGTGTGTGGGAAGTCCTCCAGCCTCCTCCAGCACCTGAACATTCACTGTGGGGAGAGACCCTTTAAATGCTGTGTGTGCAGGAAGGGGTTCTCTCCATCCTCTCTCCTGCTGAGGCACCAGAgaattcacaccggggagaaaccgttcaTCTGCTCCCTTTGTGGGAAGCGATTCTCTCGGCCCTCTGACCTGCaggcacaccagcgggttcacaccggggagaaaccatttacctgctccctgtgtgggaaggggttctctcaatcATTCAACTTGCTACAACACCTGAGAATTCACACTGAGGAGAAACCGTTCGCTTGCTCCCAGTGCGGGAAGCGATTCTCTCGGTCCCCTGACCTGCGgatacaccagcgggttcacactggggagaaaccattcacctgctccctgtgcgggaagCGATTCTCTCGATCCTCTGGCCTGCaggcacaccagcgggttcacactggggagaaaccattcacctgctccctgtgcggaAAGGGGTTCTCCCAGCCTTCTGGTCTGCAGgcccaccagcgggttcacactggggagaaacctttcacctgctccctgtgtgggaaggggttctctcggcCCTCCAACCTGCAGGCACATGAGTGGCTTCACACTGGGAAgaagccattcacctgctcctTCTGCGGGAAAGGGTTCTCTcagtcctccaatctgcaggcacaccagcggattcacactggggagaaaccatttaGTTGCTCCCTGTGCGGGATCAGATTCACTCATTCCACCATCCTGCGGAGACACCAGAGTGTTCACACTGGGAAGAAGCCGTTCACCTGCTCTCTGTGCAGGAAGGGGTTCTCTCGGCCCTCTGGCCTGCAGGCACACCAgagagttcacactggggagaaaccattcacctgctctctctgtgggaaggggttctctcagtactctggcctgcgggcacaccagagagttcacactggggagaaaccgttcacctgctccctatGTGGGAAGGGATTCTCTCAGTCCTCTGGCCTGCAGGCACACCagtgggttcacactggggagaaactgttcacctgctccctgtgtgggaagggattCTCTCAGTCCTCTGGCCTACaggcacaccagcgggttcacactggggagaagcccTTCAACTGTTCTGTGTGTGGGAAGGAGTTCTCTTTTTCCTCTGCCCTACGGAGGCACCAGAGAGTTCatactggggagaaaccatttaCTTGTAGCAAGTGTGGAAAGGGATTTGCCCATTCCTCCTCTCTGCAGGATCACCTGAGAGTTCACACAAAGGAGAAACCATTCATCTGCTCTCTGTGTGGGAAGAGGTACTCTCAGTCCTCCAACCTGCGGTTACACCAGAGAGTTCACATGgaggagaaaccattcacctgctccatgTGTGGGATGGGATTTGTTAAATCCACTAACCTGCTGaggcaccagagagttcacacCCAGGACTAA